The Microcaecilia unicolor chromosome 6, aMicUni1.1, whole genome shotgun sequence genome includes a window with the following:
- the LOC115472969 gene encoding uncharacterized protein LOC115472969, giving the protein MLCWKKKANLFTIFTLTCTLMLVFTCFYWSQQLIHPASLKSILTCRGQFAQDTITPLSDNKTFVITAYFDNRENITRVLSIVQRLEVKHLYCWFCCSLNANVSITVAKIKIGCHRKFPYSVADVLCVEPMNCNPTYVSIHWSPEGDIDQLPTFNIRNRVPKTFSTEFTVCISTMFGNYNNVLQFIQALEMYKLLGAQKVMIYKTNCSQLMEKVLQYYITEGTVEVLLWPINEYLRISPNWHYVNDGKDIGYYAQLATLNDCIYRNMYRSKFVILIDLDEIILPQKHQSWKEMMDELQKQHPDVGMFLFQRFLFPANTLYTMDAFNLSFWTSIPGVNILQYTYRQAQVQAPGKLIVDPRKVIHTSVHKIIKGLGRTQTVSLEMAFIQHCRSVPHSKLQKANLVRDRVLWRYNSSLIKNVNQVIQNVIGN; this is encoded by the coding sequence ATGCTTTGCTGGAAGAAAAAGGCAAATCTTTTTACCATTTTCACACTCACTTGTACACTAATGCTGGTCTTTACCTGCTTCTATTGGTCACAACAGCTGATTCACCCAGCATCACTGAAGAGCATCTTGACTTGTAGGGGCCAGTTTGCCCAAGACACAATCACACCATTAAGTGACAATAAAACCTTTGTAATAACAGCATATTTTGATAACAGAGAGAACATCACTCGTGTACTCTCTATTGTTCAGAGACTGGAAGTAAAGCACTTGTACTGCTGGTTTTGTTGCAGCCTTAATGCAAATGTATCGATAActgtggcaaaaataaaaattggttgcCACCGAAAGTTCCCTTATTCCGTGGCAGATGTTCTTTGCGTGGAACCTATGAACTGTAATCCAACATATGTGTCAATTCATTGGTCCCCAGAAGGAGACATTGATCAACTACCCACTTTTAACATAAGAAACCGTGTCCCTAAGACTTTCTCAACTGAATTCACTGTCTGCATTTCTACCATGTTTGGAAATTACAATAACGTCTTACAATTTATACAGGCCCTAGAGATGTATAAGTTACTTGGAGCACAGAAAGTGATGATCTATAAAACCAACTGCAGCCAACTGATGGAAAAAGTGTTGCAGTATTATATCACTGAAGGTACAGTGGAAGTATTACTTTGGCCAATCAATGAGTATCTCAGGATTTCTCCAAACTGGCATTATGTGAATGATGGGAAAGATATTGGCTACTATGCACAACTTGCTACACTAAATGACTGCATTTACAGAAATATGTATAGAAGCAAGTTTGTCATACTAATTGACCTAGATGAAATAATTCTGCCACAGAAACACCAGAGCTGGAAAGAGATGATGGATGAACTTCAGAAACAGCATCCAGATGTTGGTATGTTTCTATTTCAAAGATTTCTCTTCCCAGCCAACACACTGTACACAATGGATGCATTCAACCTTTCATTTTGGACTTCTATTCCAGGAGTTAATATATTGCAGTATACCTATAGGCAGGCACAGGTCCAGGCTCCTGGGAAATTGATAGTCGACCCACGCAAAGTAATTCATACCTCAGTCCACAAAATAATAAAAGGCCTTGGGAGAACCCAAACTGTGTCTCTGGAAATGGCATTTATTCAGCACTGCAGATCTGTACCTCACTCAAAGCTACAAAAAGCGAATCTCGTTAGAGATAGAGTACTGTGGAGATATAATTCTTCattaattaaaaatgttaatcaagTTATTCAAAATGTAATAGGCAACTGA
- the LOC115472970 gene encoding uncharacterized protein LOC115472970, with amino-acid sequence MPHSKRKGKLRLDPQPTLTSSPAQASLERYFAGFSRFQREEDPIAGALGEARSPLGEETSLSPPSTFLIPPCPASTASLEGNPADPGSVSAGVTSEDPGMQKSTLKPEGTCLSSVKNPEVTLETIGVMLDLMNSTLQKTSGDVLNLNAKFEELKVTVESVKDNLTKQVANLGKEVESFKEFKTMFVKDNMDIRRKIEQLENHNRRLNLRLLNFPKLSGVTPIETFRRYLNEILKIPLDAIPPVNKIYFIPKPKGELRGTENITPDLQNISDILEQSSETILDRATLLISFVFEQDYNNILRLYFRNIKAQFCGSKVWIFPDVTKQTQQKRKAFLTLKQKTIDIGGSFFLAYPSKCVVKLGQTKYTFFSPEQLKSFLDMKQLK; translated from the coding sequence atgcctcattccaaaagaaaggggaagcTAAGGTTAGATCCTCAGCCTACCTTGACGTCTTCTCCGGCCCAAGCGTCTCTTGAGCGGTACTTCGCCGGTTTTTCCAGGTTCCAGAGGGAGGAGGATCCCATAGCGGGAGCTCTCGGAGAAGCGCGATCCCCGCTGGGAGAGGAAACCTCCCTTTCACCACCATCAACGTTCTTGattcctccgtgtccagcgtcgaCGGCGTCCCTGGAGGGAAACCCCGCCGATCCCGGAAGTGTATCGGCAGGGGTAACCAGCGAGGACCCGGGCATGCAAAAGTCGACTCTGAAGCCTGAGGGAACTTGTCTTTCCTCAGTGAAAAATCCGGAGGTGACACTGGAAACGATTGGGGTGATGTTGGACCTGATGAATTCTACACTACAAAAAACCTCAGGTGATGTGTTAAATTTAAATGCCAAGTTTGAAGAGCTAAAAGTAACTGTTGAATCTGTTAAAGACAATCTAACAAAGCAAGTGGCTAATCTTGGTAAAGAAGTAGAATCATTTAAGGAGTTTAAGACTATGTTTGTTAAAGATAATATGgacataagaagaaaaattgaacaattaGAGAATCATAACAGACGGCTTAATCTCCGtctgttaaattttcctaagctATCGGGGGTAACTCCGATTGAAACATTTAGAAGATATTTGAACGAGATTCTCAAAATTCCCCTGGACGCTATTCCTCCGGTAAACAAAATTTACTTTATTCCTAAACCAAAAGGGGAACTGCGAGGAACAGAAAATATTACTCCGGATCTGCAAAACATTTCTGacattttggaacaatcttcaGAAACAATACTTGATAGAGCTACATTgttgatttcttttgtttttgaacaagactatAATAACATATTAAGACTGTATTTTCGTAATATTAAGGCTCAATTTTGTGGTTCTAAggtctggatttttccagacgtaactaaacaaacacaacaaaaaagaaaagcttttcttacTTTGAAACAGAAAACAATTGATATTGGTGGTTCTTTTTTCTTGGCATATCCATCTAAATGTGTGGTTAAGTTAGGTCAGActaaatatactttcttttcaccggaacaactgaaaTCGTTTCTAGACATGAAACAGTTGAAGTAA